One genomic segment of Sphingorhabdus sp. M41 includes these proteins:
- a CDS encoding TonB-dependent receptor plug domain-containing protein, which translates to MYKFRTLATLLASSAYCYAVPALAADDSEIIVTATGIEQDIEDTGTAISVVDVTDILDQQIISIADILQELPGVNVTQSGGLGSQTSVRIRGAESDQTLVLINGIRVNDPSSPDGAFDFGNLLAGNIERVEVLRGASGVTWGSQAVGGVVNITTKRPTEDLTLFVQGEYGAHDTVRLVSNASGKVGPVGLSIGGGYVRTDGISVYSGGTELDGYRQYSASGQLQVDLTDTIRFEASGYYADSRVDNDSVFPPFSSDNSQFSLAKEIYGNAAIQAQAFDGRFQNRFAFSISDINRDIISPFFNSLPRGRTERFEYRGDFAVVDQLRFIFGAETEDSRYENSGVSDSTGIDSVYFQAVFKPVDGLTLTGGIRHDEHDDFGGNTSLAGNLAYRISEDGPTIRASYAEGFRAPSLIDLDDRPFGYGTPDLVPETAKSYEIGIDHSLIDEAVQVAVTLFQRDTDNQIAFAACPVAPDPAPEVCTNGSRPFGTTLNIERNRTKGVEAVLSITPVERLRFDANYTWLDTENRSTGANFGNELARRPASSLYLNASYETGFGLKLGADMQMVGDSFDDLANSRRIDGYILAGARASIPLSDAFEVFGRIDNLFDVTYETATDFGSPGRSAYIGARARF; encoded by the coding sequence ATGTATAAATTCCGAACCTTAGCCACGCTTTTGGCGTCTTCCGCATATTGCTACGCCGTGCCTGCGCTGGCCGCCGACGATTCCGAGATCATCGTCACCGCCACCGGTATTGAACAGGATATCGAAGACACCGGCACCGCTATATCCGTTGTCGATGTAACAGATATTCTCGACCAGCAGATCATTTCGATTGCCGACATTCTGCAGGAGCTGCCGGGTGTCAATGTCACCCAGAGCGGCGGACTGGGGTCACAGACCTCGGTCCGTATCCGCGGCGCGGAAAGCGATCAGACACTGGTGCTGATCAATGGCATCAGGGTCAACGACCCGTCCTCGCCCGATGGTGCCTTTGATTTCGGCAATCTGCTGGCCGGCAATATCGAGCGCGTGGAAGTTTTGCGCGGTGCCAGTGGCGTTACCTGGGGCAGCCAGGCCGTCGGCGGCGTGGTCAATATCACCACCAAACGCCCGACCGAGGATCTCACTTTATTCGTTCAGGGCGAATATGGCGCGCATGATACGGTGCGACTGGTCAGCAATGCCTCTGGCAAGGTCGGGCCTGTCGGCCTGAGCATCGGCGGCGGCTATGTCCGCACCGACGGTATCAGCGTCTATTCCGGCGGAACTGAACTGGACGGCTATCGCCAATATTCTGCTTCCGGACAATTGCAGGTCGACCTGACCGATACGATCCGTTTTGAAGCCAGCGGCTATTATGCCGACAGCCGGGTCGACAATGACAGCGTCTTCCCGCCCTTTAGTTCGGACAACAGCCAGTTTTCGCTGGCGAAGGAAATCTACGGCAACGCCGCCATTCAGGCCCAGGCATTTGACGGGCGTTTCCAGAACCGGTTCGCCTTCAGCATTTCCGACATCAACCGGGATATCATAAGCCCATTTTTCAACTCGCTGCCCAGAGGACGGACGGAACGATTTGAATATCGGGGCGACTTTGCCGTAGTCGATCAATTGCGCTTCATATTCGGCGCTGAGACCGAAGACAGCCGCTATGAAAATAGCGGAGTGAGTGATTCAACCGGCATCGATTCCGTCTATTTCCAGGCGGTGTTCAAGCCTGTCGACGGGCTCACGCTGACCGGCGGAATCCGGCACGACGAACATGATGATTTTGGCGGCAATACCAGCCTGGCCGGCAATCTCGCCTATCGCATTAGTGAAGATGGACCGACAATCCGTGCCAGCTATGCCGAGGGCTTCAGGGCCCCTTCCCTGATCGATCTTGATGATCGCCCATTCGGTTATGGCACGCCAGACCTGGTGCCGGAAACCGCAAAATCCTACGAAATCGGAATCGATCATTCGCTGATCGACGAAGCGGTGCAAGTGGCCGTGACCCTGTTCCAGCGCGACACCGACAATCAGATCGCCTTTGCTGCCTGTCCGGTAGCGCCTGATCCCGCACCAGAAGTGTGCACCAATGGCAGTCGTCCGTTCGGCACGACTTTGAACATTGAACGCAACCGCACCAAAGGCGTCGAGGCGGTCTTGTCTATCACCCCGGTTGAGCGACTGCGATTTGACGCCAATTACACCTGGCTCGACACCGAGAACCGGTCGACTGGCGCCAATTTCGGCAATGAACTGGCGCGTCGTCCGGCGAGCAGCCTCTATCTCAACGCCAGCTACGAGACCGGTTTCGGTCTGAAACTGGGCGCGGATATGCAGATGGTGGGTGACAGTTTCGACGATCTCGCCAACAGCCGCCGTATCGACGGCTATATACTCGCCGGAGCACGCGCGAGCATCCCGCTGAGCGATGCGTTTGAAGTCTTTGGACGTATCGACAATCTGTTCGATGTAACCTATGAAACAGCCACAGATTTTGGCTCTCCGGGGCGTTCGGCGTACATTGGCGCGCGCGCGCGTTTCTGA
- a CDS encoding aminotransferase class IV, with protein sequence MAKGTHDFTADPRNETILINVNGVMTPRAEAVVSVFDSGFMLGDGVWEGLRVHKGRIAFLDAHLDRLFEGSKAIAMDIGITREILIERLYETISENGMADQEGVHIRLMVTRGIRSTPYQDPRVVISSATIVIIPEYKEALPSTVENGIRLFTVHVRRGDPAVQDQKLNSHSKLNCITACIQATQAGADEALMLDPHGFVATCNSTHFFIVRKGEVWTSTGNYCLGGITRANVIRICRENDIPVFEKNFSLTDVYGADEAFVTGTFAGVVPATEVDGRILTEGRGPMVERLQGLYKELIERDVA encoded by the coding sequence ATGGCCAAGGGCACGCACGACTTTACCGCTGATCCGCGCAACGAGACTATTCTGATCAACGTCAACGGCGTTATGACGCCGCGAGCCGAGGCTGTGGTATCCGTTTTTGACAGCGGCTTCATGCTCGGCGACGGCGTCTGGGAAGGGCTGCGCGTGCACAAGGGCAGGATCGCATTTCTTGACGCTCATCTGGATCGCCTGTTTGAAGGTTCAAAGGCGATTGCCATGGACATAGGTATCACGCGGGAAATATTGATCGAGCGGCTTTATGAAACGATCAGTGAAAATGGTATGGCCGATCAGGAGGGTGTCCATATTCGGCTGATGGTGACGCGCGGCATCCGCTCGACGCCCTATCAGGACCCGCGCGTGGTGATTTCCTCTGCGACCATCGTGATCATTCCCGAATATAAGGAAGCGCTGCCGAGCACGGTCGAAAACGGTATCCGCCTGTTCACCGTCCATGTCCGGCGCGGCGATCCGGCGGTGCAGGACCAGAAGCTCAACTCGCACAGCAAGCTCAACTGTATCACCGCCTGCATCCAGGCAACGCAGGCCGGAGCGGACGAGGCACTGATGCTCGACCCGCATGGCTTTGTCGCAACCTGCAACAGCACCCATTTCTTCATCGTCCGCAAGGGTGAGGTCTGGACCTCGACCGGGAACTATTGCCTCGGCGGGATCACCCGGGCCAATGTAATCCGGATCTGCCGGGAGAATGATATCCCGGTGTTCGAGAAGAATTTCTCGCTGACCGACGTCTATGGCGCGGACGAAGCCTTTGTCACCGGGACTTTTGCCGGGGTGGTGCCTGCGACCGAAGTCGATGGCCGGATATTGACCGAGGGCAGGGGACCGATGGTCGAGCGGTTGCAGGGGCTGTATAAAGAGCTGATCGAGCGTGACGTTGCCTGA
- the lpdA gene encoding dihydrolipoyl dehydrogenase gives MADTYDLIVLGSGPGGYVAAIRASQLGLKTAIVERENLGGICLNWGCIPTKAMLRSAEVFHNMKHASDYGLVAEKISADLDAIVKRSRGVAKQLNQGVTGLMKKNKIDVVMGDGKITAPGKLTVTTDKGEEQLTAKNIIIATGARARDLPFAKADGKRIWTYRHAMTPSETPTKLLVIGSGAIGIEFASFYNDIGVDVTVVEMLDRIVPVEDEEISKFLEKSLKKQGMTIMIGAGVKSIETGDKGVKAEIEDSEGKKEVHDFSHVIVAVGIIPNIETIGLDQLGVEPDKRFHIKTDDYCRTNIDGIYAIGDCTAGPWLAHKASHEGVIAAETIAQSMGKDGHPHVMDVNNIPGCTYCHPQIASVGLTEAKAKEAGHDVKVGKFPFIGNGKAIALGETEGFIKTVFDAKTGELLGAHMIGAEVTELIQGYTIGKTLETTEAELMNTVFPHPTLSEMMHESVLDAYGRVLHM, from the coding sequence ATGGCAGACACTTATGACCTTATCGTTCTCGGCTCCGGCCCCGGCGGCTATGTAGCCGCGATCCGCGCCTCGCAACTGGGGCTGAAGACCGCCATTGTCGAACGCGAAAATCTGGGTGGCATCTGCCTCAACTGGGGCTGCATCCCGACCAAGGCAATGCTGCGCTCGGCGGAAGTGTTTCACAATATGAAACATGCCAGCGACTATGGTCTGGTCGCGGAGAAGATCAGCGCTGACCTTGATGCGATTGTCAAACGCTCGCGCGGGGTGGCAAAACAGCTCAATCAAGGTGTCACCGGCCTGATGAAGAAGAACAAGATTGATGTCGTGATGGGCGATGGCAAGATCACTGCGCCGGGCAAACTGACCGTCACCACGGACAAGGGCGAGGAACAGCTGACTGCGAAGAATATCATCATCGCCACTGGCGCCCGCGCCCGCGATCTGCCTTTTGCCAAGGCGGACGGCAAGCGCATCTGGACCTATCGCCACGCGATGACGCCAAGCGAAACGCCGACCAAATTGCTGGTCATCGGTTCCGGGGCAATCGGCATCGAATTTGCCAGCTTCTACAATGACATCGGCGTCGATGTAACTGTCGTCGAAATGCTCGATCGGATCGTCCCGGTAGAGGATGAGGAAATCTCCAAGTTCCTCGAAAAGTCTTTGAAAAAACAGGGCATGACGATCATGATCGGCGCCGGTGTCAAGAGCATCGAGACCGGCGACAAGGGCGTCAAGGCGGAGATCGAGGACAGCGAGGGCAAGAAGGAGGTGCACGATTTCAGCCATGTCATCGTCGCCGTTGGCATCATTCCCAATATCGAGACCATTGGCCTCGATCAGCTTGGCGTTGAACCCGACAAGCGTTTTCATATCAAGACCGACGACTATTGCCGGACCAATATCGACGGCATTTACGCGATCGGTGACTGTACCGCTGGCCCGTGGCTGGCGCACAAGGCGAGCCATGAAGGCGTCATTGCGGCAGAAACCATCGCCCAGTCGATGGGCAAGGACGGTCATCCGCATGTCATGGACGTCAACAATATTCCCGGCTGCACCTATTGCCACCCGCAGATCGCCAGCGTCGGCCTGACCGAAGCCAAGGCGAAAGAAGCAGGCCATGACGTCAAGGTCGGCAAATTCCCCTTCATCGGCAACGGCAAGGCGATTGCGCTTGGCGAGACCGAGGGTTTCATCAAGACGGTATTTGACGCCAAGACGGGCGAATTGCTCGGCGCCCATATGATCGGCGCGGAAGTGACCGAACTGATCCAGGGCTATACAATCGGCAAGACTCTGGAAACCACCGAGGCGGAACTTATGAACACCGTCTTCCCGCATCCGACGCTGAGCGAAATGATGCACGAGAGCGTGCTCGATGCTTATGGGCGTGTCTTGCATATGTGA
- a CDS encoding sulfotransferase, whose amino-acid sequence MTIRIAMWSGPRNISTAMMRSFGGRSDCAVSDEPFYGAFLKTTGQRQPMADEVIASMDCDWQSVAEDMRGPVPNDKAVWYQKHMPHHMVSDVSIDDFPDHRHAFLIRDPERVVASYAAKRVEVTADDLGYGRQLEYVDRAAQLTGKPPVVLDSADILRDPEGYLRAICAVLDIPWDPGMLSWQSGQRETDGIWASHWYGRVIETTGFGQPESTAPRLGEREQAIADQCRDAYSRLSALRIQL is encoded by the coding sequence ATGACTATCCGCATTGCCATGTGGTCCGGCCCGCGCAATATTTCTACCGCGATGATGCGCAGCTTTGGCGGGCGCAGCGATTGCGCGGTCAGCGACGAACCTTTTTACGGGGCGTTCCTGAAAACCACTGGCCAGCGGCAGCCGATGGCGGATGAAGTCATTGCGTCAATGGATTGCGACTGGCAGTCGGTGGCGGAGGATATGCGCGGACCTGTACCGAACGACAAGGCGGTCTGGTATCAGAAACATATGCCGCACCATATGGTTTCGGACGTGTCGATTGATGACTTTCCCGATCATCGGCACGCCTTCCTGATCCGTGACCCCGAGCGGGTGGTGGCCAGCTATGCAGCCAAAAGAGTTGAGGTTACGGCTGACGATCTCGGCTATGGGCGGCAGCTGGAATATGTTGATCGTGCGGCGCAACTGACCGGCAAGCCGCCGGTGGTGCTTGATAGCGCGGACATATTGCGCGATCCCGAGGGGTATTTGCGGGCGATTTGTGCTGTTCTGGATATCCCGTGGGACCCCGGTATGCTCTCATGGCAATCGGGTCAGCGTGAAACGGATGGTATCTGGGCAAGTCACTGGTATGGGCGCGTCATCGAGACAACCGGTTTCGGGCAACCGGAAAGCACCGCGCCCAGGCTGGGAGAACGGGAGCAGGCGATCGCGGACCAGTGCCGCGATGCCTATTCCCGCCTGTCGGCTTTGCGGATCCAGCTATAA